A portion of the Gossypium arboreum isolate Shixiya-1 chromosome 8, ASM2569848v2, whole genome shotgun sequence genome contains these proteins:
- the LOC108470214 gene encoding probable WRKY transcription factor 41 — protein MENMWKWEQGTLVSELIQGMQLAKQLRLHLGASSSSVESRDLLLQKILSSYEKALLILKLSRPTEQPQQNVGGITCVPESPLTINGSPRSDDLEKDNQDIRDVSKKRKIMPRWTDQVRVSSENLLEGPHDDGYSWRKYGQKDILGAKYPRSYYRCTYRNTQNCWATKQVQRSDEDPTLFEVTYRGTHTCANGNHAVPSPEKQHKSNTNGLNNTNYQPLQSQDVLSEFRAGLRVNIEGLDNKEMAPPFSFASTSFGCIKSENHSFSPSGVLDYNNIFGSFSSPFMSPDTPELNYFSISQMNNFQGVLNTQHSKSDLTELVSANASATNSPIMDLDFSLDQVELDPNFPFDTPGFFS, from the exons atggagaacaTGTGGAAGTGGGAGCAGGGGACACTAGTGAGCGAGCTGATTCAAGGAATGCAATTAGCAAAACAGCTAAGGTTGCATTTGGGTGCATCATCATCTTCTGTTGAATCCAGGGACTTGCTACTACAGAAGATCTTATCTTCCTATGAAAAAGCTCTTCTGATTTTAAAACTGAGCAGGCCTACGGAACAGCCACAACAAAATGTAGGAGGAATAACTTGTGTGCCAGAGTCTCCTCTAACCATCAACGGCAGCCCCAGGAGTGATGATTTAGAAAAGGATAACCAGGATATCAGAGATGTCTCAAAGAAGAG AAAGATAATGCCTAGGTGGACGGATCAGGTGAGAGTGAGCTCTGAAAACCTGCTGGAGGGTCCTCATGATGATGGCTACAGTTGGAGAAAATACGGGCAAAAGGATATCCTTGGAGCCAAATATCCTAG AAGCTATTACAGATGCACCTATCGAAACACCCAAAACTGCTGGGCTACAAAGCAAGTCCAGAGATCAGATGAAGATCCGACCCTCTTTGAGGTCACATACAGAGGAACTCACACATGTGCAAATGGCAACCACGCAGTTCCATCCCCAGAAAAACAACATAAATCAAACACAAACGGCCTTAATAATACCAATTACCAACCATTGCAATCACAAGATGTCCTCTCAGAGTTTCGAGCAGGCCTAAGAGTCAATATCGAGGGCTTAGACAATAAAGAGATGGCACCCCCATTCTCTTTTGCTTCAACATCATTTGGGTGTATAAAGAGCGAAAACCATAGCTTTTCACCTTCAGGAGTACTTGATTACAACAATATCTTCGGCAGCTTTTCATCGCCGTTCATGTCTCCCGATACACCAGAATTAAACTACTTTTCAATTTCTCAGATGAACAACTTCCAAGGGGTGCTTAACACACAGCATTCTAAATCTGATCTCACCGAGTTGGTTTCAGCCAACGCTTCGGCCACCAATTCTCCAATTATGGACTTGGATTTTTCGCTCGACCAAGTGGAGTTGGACCCGAATTTCCCATTTGACACCCCGGGATTTTTCTCCTAA
- the LOC108470216 gene encoding uncharacterized protein LOC108470216, producing MNLSCLQTLSKPPNYVVPVSSTVPRSFHFLQNYQATVPSRGSWSYKDGMFVNRKGGIARGWLLPVDPWAPNIDSQSIASQLFAVSLFPYIGFLYFITKSKSAPKLTLFGFYFLLAFVGATIPAGIYAKVKYGTSLSNVDWLHGGAESLLTLTNLFIVLGLRQALRKTKDAKEGTSSSVQDVENQKKPYI from the exons ATGAATCTCAGTTGTTTACAAACTTTGTCTAAACCACCCAATTATGTTGTCCCCGTTAGTTCAACAGTTCCACGTTCTTTCCATTTCTTGCAAAACTACCAAGCAACAGTTCCAAGCAGAGGTTCCTGGAGTTACAAGGATGGAATGTTTGTTAACAGGAAAGGAGGGATTGCGCGCGGGTGGTTGTTGCCAGTGGATCCATGGGCACCAAATATTGACTCACAAAGCATTGCTTCTCAACTCTTTGCAGTTTCTCTGTTCCCATATATTGGCTTCTTGTACTTCATCACCAAGTCTAAGTCTGCTCCCAAGCTCACCCTTTTTGGCTTCTACTTCTTGCTTGCCTTTGTGGGTGCCACCA TCCCTGCCGGAATATATG CAAAGGTGAAATACGGTACTTCCTTGTCTAATGTGGATTGGTTACATGGAGGGGCTGAATCACTTCTCACTTTAACCAACTTATTCATCGTCTTGGGGCTGAGACAAGCTCTTAGGAAGACCAAGGATGCAAAAGAAGGCACATCAAGCTCCGTTCAGGATGTGGAAAACCAGAAGAAACCTTACATATAG